The window TCAGTAAAATTTGATGGGCTAATTATGTGAATCCCTTGTTCAGCATAGTGGCTTGTATGAATTGGGGGTTCTGACCTTTTCTCAACTACATAATAAGATAATGGTTTACACGGAAAATTCTTGATTTTTTTAATTTCAGCGATAGCATCAGGCTGGTAAAAATGACAGTCAATCCGGTTTTCCAATTCATCTTTTGGGACTTTACTAATCCACATTTTTTATTCTCCTCTCACATAAGCCCCAACAATTGCTGCCAAGTCATTTGGCACACCAACGCTGTAATCTTCTACATTGTTCTTAACTAAATACCCTAATGTATCTGCCACCGCCATAAACACATCCGGCTGTGGTACATCCTGAAAACGCTGCGGTTCTTGTTCCCTTCCTTGACGTTTTTGGAGATATAAAATACTTGTTTTCGCACCAGTCCCCGACAACTTAAACGTATCCGATGGCAAACTAATTACCGCCTTAACTATCGCCTTCCCACCATGAAACTGTCCTGTCGCCTCATCTTTTGTACCCATAATGTACTCACGCACATATTTATCCCCAGAGTTACAAAGCACCCCATCAGGTAATACAATTAATAACCTTCCTCCCGGTTTTAGCATTTGTAAACAACGGTCAATAAATAAAACTGCTGGGTCAATACTGGCAGAAACAGGCTTCCATAAACCCTTACTATCCGGCTTTCCACCCATCGCCAACCCAGACACAGAAGGCTCATAAGTATAAGTTCCTGCTTTCTTGGGATTCTCTACCAAATCAGAGCGAAACTGTTTTAAAATTAATTCTCTTCCTTTTTCGTAATTTCTCTTTTTATCTTCCTGATTCTTACTAAACTTAGGTGTACCAAACGGCGGGTTTGTACAAATCAAGTCATAACTACAGGGTTTAAGTTGAGCAGTAATTAACGAGTCATCAGTACGAAAAATTTTTGCCTTTGGCGCACCCAACAACGCCATATTTACCCGTGCCAGCGTTACCATATCTTGGGAATTGTCCGCACCAATAAAACTGTATTGGCACATATCTTGAAACAGCTTGTCACGACGCACATCTTCCGAAGTTTCCTTACCCAATATTTCTAGTAACGCCCGTTCTAAATAGCCCATCGCCACTGCACCAAACCCGTAACTTCCACAAGCTGGGTCACAAAAGCGAAAAAGTGGCTTTCCATCTTCATCCCGTGCTGTTAAAAGTTCCGGCGTTTCTTCTTTAATATCGTGAAAAGCAATAGCCAACATCGCCTGTTTTACAGGTGCAGGAGTCAAATAAACACCCATCCCTTCCGGTTTAAACTTAGCCCGTAGAAACACATCTAACAACCGCCCCAGCACATCTGCCGCAATATCTGCCAATGTCCCTTGGGTTTTCACCGGCTGATCGTAATTATTAGTAACAGCCCCCAAATTTTGAATTAAATCTAGTAAGGTTTCATAGTTCCGAGGTTGTCTTAATCGGAGGTGAGTTTGTTCATCAAAAATGGAGTGAGACTCGCCGTTATCATCTGTCACCACATAGTCAGCGTGAGATTTGAAGTAGTCAAACGCTGCCTGAATTTGTGCTATTGCTGTTTGACTATGTTGTTTAACATAAGCAACATTAAAAATTTGATTTAAATTCAGCGTTTGGTCGTTGTGCTGAAATTCTAAATCAGCCCCCTCATGATGCAAGCGAAAAGATTCTAAAAATAGGATTTTCGTTACTTCTTGGATAATATCATTAGAGCCAGAAACATTATCCCGAACATTTTGATAAACCTGTTCGTGAAACTCATCAAACCCTCGCATCAAACGCTCATACATCTTCATTGACCACCGATAAGTCGGGTCAGCCTTGATGCGTTTGTATTCGTTAATTTCTGTGAGTGTCGGGAGACGGTCAATTTCGTAAGCCGGAAAGCTTAATTCAAAAAATGTTTTATGTTCCCCATCACTAACCACAGCAAACTGGGGAAACTCATCTTCTCTAGTATCAGCAGGTGGTAAGGTATAGGATTTTTGTTGAACATATTCTGCATTTGCCTTATTCCACTGTCCCGGTGCTAATGCTAATAGGAAAATACGCGGTGTTTCTACCCCCTGATACTGTCCCCAAACAATAGCTGCGCCTTCCTCATCCGCCGAACTCGTCAGCGTAACTAAATTGTTAAAACCATCATTATTGTATTGTTGGCACAGAGTCGCTAATATTTCTTGCACAACCGAAGATTCTTGTTTTCCTTCCGTTTTTGTCTTTGCCATATCCCTGATTTTTGTCAATTAACCTTTGTAACGAATGAGTCCAGGCCCGAAAACTTCCAACACAGAAGTTTCTTTTGCCAAAGCTTTGATTTGTGCCTCTGTAGTAATAAACTTTCCCGGTAACTTCCGACGAATTTCAGCAGCCGATATTGGTTTACCAGTATTAGAATTGACCACTTGAATAATAGCTTCCACCAGTTCTTCTTTCTC is drawn from Aulosira sp. FACHB-615 and contains these coding sequences:
- a CDS encoding class I SAM-dependent DNA methyltransferase, with product MAKTKTEGKQESSVVQEILATLCQQYNNDGFNNLVTLTSSADEEGAAIVWGQYQGVETPRIFLLALAPGQWNKANAEYVQQKSYTLPPADTREDEFPQFAVVSDGEHKTFFELSFPAYEIDRLPTLTEINEYKRIKADPTYRWSMKMYERLMRGFDEFHEQVYQNVRDNVSGSNDIIQEVTKILFLESFRLHHEGADLEFQHNDQTLNLNQIFNVAYVKQHSQTAIAQIQAAFDYFKSHADYVVTDDNGESHSIFDEQTHLRLRQPRNYETLLDLIQNLGAVTNNYDQPVKTQGTLADIAADVLGRLLDVFLRAKFKPEGMGVYLTPAPVKQAMLAIAFHDIKEETPELLTARDEDGKPLFRFCDPACGSYGFGAVAMGYLERALLEILGKETSEDVRRDKLFQDMCQYSFIGADNSQDMVTLARVNMALLGAPKAKIFRTDDSLITAQLKPCSYDLICTNPPFGTPKFSKNQEDKKRNYEKGRELILKQFRSDLVENPKKAGTYTYEPSVSGLAMGGKPDSKGLWKPVSASIDPAVLFIDRCLQMLKPGGRLLIVLPDGVLCNSGDKYVREYIMGTKDEATGQFHGGKAIVKAVISLPSDTFKLSGTGAKTSILYLQKRQGREQEPQRFQDVPQPDVFMAVADTLGYLVKNNVEDYSVGVPNDLAAIVGAYVRGE